In Lentibacillus amyloliquefaciens, one DNA window encodes the following:
- a CDS encoding alanine racemase — protein MFLDVTKRRNPQLIQTGVSLHQMGHIPPNTYIIDVDTLKENTNKLSVTAAENNMKLYFMSKQLGRVPELGDIIVENGIKKAVAVDFDEGKVLADHGIKIGNIGHLVQPGKHQWKEVLSWKPEVVTVFSFERAKQVSETAENMGVNQDILLKVAGSEDKFYEGQEGGILLKDLPTAVDKIKHLTAVTITGVTTFPNLELNEIKTDMVPTNNFYTLLQAKDVLIEKGITIKQINGPSGTSCETIPYLARHGVSHSEPGHGLTGTTPLHAYSDLPEKPAIVYVTEVSHQHNGNFQVIAGGYYSRSRMRGCLVGNDKSSILDQFTSAYQNSPKTIDYYGTIEKPKNFTVRTGDTAVFAFRSQIFVTRAHVALVGGIQTGNPRIRHLERKW, from the coding sequence ATGTTTTTGGATGTGACAAAACGCAGAAATCCACAGCTTATACAGACAGGTGTTTCACTTCACCAAATGGGTCATATCCCACCTAACACCTATATCATCGATGTTGATACCTTGAAAGAAAATACAAACAAGCTTTCTGTTACAGCAGCTGAAAATAATATGAAGTTATATTTTATGAGCAAGCAACTTGGCAGGGTTCCCGAACTCGGTGATATTATTGTTGAAAATGGTATTAAAAAAGCGGTAGCAGTTGATTTTGATGAAGGAAAAGTACTAGCTGATCACGGAATCAAAATTGGGAATATCGGCCATCTGGTTCAACCCGGAAAGCATCAATGGAAAGAAGTCCTGAGCTGGAAGCCGGAAGTTGTTACGGTTTTTTCCTTTGAACGGGCAAAACAGGTGTCAGAAACCGCTGAGAATATGGGGGTTAACCAGGATATATTGTTGAAAGTAGCAGGTTCCGAGGATAAATTTTATGAAGGTCAGGAAGGTGGAATTCTGTTAAAAGATTTACCCACAGCCGTTGATAAAATCAAACATTTAACAGCGGTTACCATTACTGGCGTTACAACGTTTCCTAATTTGGAATTGAATGAAATCAAAACAGATATGGTTCCTACCAATAACTTCTACACTCTGTTACAGGCTAAAGATGTGCTGATTGAAAAGGGAATTACCATAAAGCAGATAAATGGGCCGAGTGGAACAAGCTGTGAGACAATTCCTTATCTTGCAAGACATGGTGTTTCACATAGTGAGCCGGGTCATGGTTTAACAGGTACTACACCATTACATGCGTATTCTGATCTGCCTGAAAAGCCGGCGATTGTTTATGTGACAGAGGTTTCTCATCAACATAATGGTAATTTTCAAGTGATTGCCGGCGGTTATTATAGTCGTTCAAGAATGAGAGGCTGTTTGGTGGGCAATGATAAATCATCAATTCTCGATCAATTTACTAGCGCTTATCAAAACAGTCCTAAAACGATCGATTATTATGGAACCATTGAAAAGCCAAAGAATTTCACAGTACGGACAGGGGATACTGCAGTGTTTGCTTTTCGATCGCAAATTTTTGTTACACGGGCACATGTTGCTCTCGTGGGAGGTATCCAAACGGGAAATCCAAGGATCAGGCATCTCGAAAGGAAATGGTGA
- a CDS encoding phosphopentomutase: MAKMTLLVIDSFGIGAMDDCKDFVPSDCEANTYKHIRDRKKDALQIPFIYKSGLGTLVDDELAPENAYGYSKLAHQGADTYLGHQEIAGSCPQKSTKRLMKDIHPEMKQALEIAGYNVSYPFDDLPVLLVNNGAVVADNLESTVGNIINITADFNKMPFEDVKTLGKVVRGNVDTTRVIAFGGPYTSIDHILSCIEKKQEQYGVDTPKAGVYGDGYEVFHMGYGVEIDKQFPMIAAENGLKVHRLGKTADVLHGKGPSNPIVNTTALLEEVSCVYEQEKDDAAFLVNIQETDLAGHAENVDWYCELLNETDQWLKEFVPLMNEEDILIVMADHGNDPTIGHSNHTREYVPIMVFGDRVKKSDIGLRETMADVGATFCDYFRLSGTVEGKSFLDEII, translated from the coding sequence ATGGCAAAGATGACACTTCTTGTTATCGACAGTTTCGGAATTGGTGCAATGGATGATTGCAAGGACTTTGTTCCTTCAGATTGCGAGGCAAATACGTATAAACATATCAGGGATAGAAAAAAAGATGCTCTGCAGATTCCGTTCATATATAAATCAGGATTGGGGACATTAGTAGATGATGAACTGGCCCCCGAAAATGCGTATGGGTATTCGAAACTTGCCCATCAGGGTGCAGATACGTATTTGGGTCATCAGGAAATTGCGGGAAGCTGTCCCCAAAAGTCGACTAAGAGACTGATGAAAGATATTCACCCTGAAATGAAGCAGGCTCTTGAAATTGCAGGATATAATGTGTCCTATCCCTTTGATGATCTGCCTGTTTTATTAGTTAATAATGGTGCAGTCGTAGCGGATAATCTGGAATCCACTGTCGGAAACATTATCAATATCACTGCGGATTTCAATAAGATGCCTTTTGAAGATGTGAAAACACTAGGCAAAGTTGTACGGGGAAATGTTGACACTACTCGCGTGATTGCCTTTGGCGGACCGTATACATCCATTGATCATATACTATCGTGTATTGAGAAGAAGCAGGAACAATATGGGGTCGACACGCCAAAGGCAGGAGTTTATGGTGATGGATACGAGGTATTTCACATGGGGTATGGGGTTGAAATTGACAAGCAGTTTCCGATGATTGCCGCAGAAAATGGGCTGAAGGTTCATCGGTTAGGGAAAACTGCTGATGTACTGCACGGAAAAGGACCATCAAACCCCATCGTTAATACAACAGCCCTATTGGAGGAGGTTTCCTGTGTTTACGAGCAGGAAAAAGACGACGCGGCTTTTTTAGTAAACATTCAGGAAACAGATTTGGCAGGTCATGCTGAAAATGTAGACTGGTATTGTGAACTGTTAAATGAAACCGATCAATGGTTGAAAGAATTTGTTCCATTAATGAATGAGGAAGACATTTTAATCGTCATGGCTGACCATGGTAACGACCCGACAATTGGCCATTCCAATCACACCCGGGAGTATGTCCCCATAATGGTTTTTGGTGACAGGGTGAAAAAATCCGATATCGGTCTGAGAGAAACAATGGCTGATGTGGGAGCTACCTTTTGTGACTACTTTAGGTTATCAGGAACGGTTGAAGGGAAAAGTTTCTTAGATGAAATAATTTAA
- a CDS encoding sulfite exporter TauE/SafE family protein: MDFSTGLIILSLGILAGGYGTIVGAGGGFIFVPALLIILNMEPTIAASSGLFIVLINSLSGVIGYAIKKKVNYKIGLLTAAGAIPGSLIGVWILQQFSSQIFFVVFATILTLLGFYLLFKNIYDNSEKKDQDVLNNREHIPSLKWLTVFGVLLGVLSSYLGIGGGWLLVPVLIYIFKMDPHRSAATSIFSLCIYTFVGVIAQLFYNNIDWLTVLWGGAGVIIGSQLGVTLSQKLPSRLIVQMLSFLLIIIGIRLYFQ; this comes from the coding sequence TTGGACTTTTCAACTGGATTGATAATCTTATCGTTAGGTATACTTGCAGGGGGATATGGAACTATAGTCGGGGCTGGTGGAGGATTTATTTTTGTACCCGCACTGTTAATCATTCTAAATATGGAACCTACTATTGCTGCAAGTTCTGGATTATTCATTGTATTAATTAACTCGCTTTCAGGTGTTATTGGCTATGCAATTAAAAAAAAGGTTAATTATAAAATTGGTCTTTTAACAGCAGCAGGTGCAATTCCCGGGTCATTGATTGGAGTCTGGATACTTCAACAATTTTCCTCCCAGATATTCTTTGTGGTTTTTGCAACTATATTAACCTTATTAGGTTTTTATTTACTCTTTAAAAATATATATGATAACTCAGAAAAAAAGGACCAGGATGTGCTAAATAACCGAGAACATATACCTTCGTTAAAGTGGTTGACTGTGTTCGGAGTTCTTTTAGGCGTTTTGTCAAGCTATCTTGGAATAGGCGGAGGCTGGCTTCTTGTACCCGTATTAATATATATATTTAAAATGGACCCACATCGATCCGCAGCAACTTCTATTTTCTCATTATGCATTTATACCTTTGTAGGCGTTATAGCTCAATTATTCTACAATAATATTGATTGGCTGACGGTTTTATGGGGCGGAGCCGGTGTTATTATCGGATCACAACTTGGTGTCACACTATCCCAGAAATTACCTAGTAGACTAATTGTTCAAATGTTGTCTTTTCTTCTGATTATCATAGGAATTAGATTGTATTTCCAATAA
- a CDS encoding GntR family transcriptional regulator: MQKNSFSIGREINFNNGIPLQLQVRDVIRKEVLNRKLVDETGKIATEYKLMNRFGVSRVTIRNALQMLVEEGVIIRERGRGTFVRTNHPENWTGRLLGFTEIIKESGFVPNAEVMKSGPLSQNDNDFHICKEKLNTTNIWNLTRLRFADEHPIAVEYAFFPLSYGSMLEDQDLKSIAIYQFFEKELDIYFKEANQVISAVNADEQIAEMLNTEVGEALLYIERSTKTSQGDPVEFLKAVYRPDYFQYLITLSRNGI, from the coding sequence ATGCAAAAAAACTCATTCTCGATCGGTCGGGAAATTAACTTTAATAATGGTATCCCATTGCAATTACAGGTAAGAGACGTTATCCGAAAAGAGGTTTTAAATCGAAAATTAGTTGATGAGACTGGAAAAATTGCAACTGAATATAAGTTAATGAATCGCTTCGGTGTCAGTAGAGTGACTATTAGAAACGCTTTACAAATGTTGGTGGAAGAAGGCGTCATTATAAGGGAAAGAGGCAGAGGTACTTTTGTCAGGACCAATCACCCTGAAAATTGGACTGGCCGTTTATTGGGTTTTACTGAAATTATAAAGGAATCCGGGTTTGTCCCAAATGCTGAAGTCATGAAAAGCGGCCCTTTAAGTCAAAATGATAATGATTTTCATATCTGCAAAGAAAAGCTGAACACCACTAATATTTGGAACTTAACACGTTTGCGCTTTGCTGATGAACATCCAATAGCGGTTGAATATGCTTTTTTTCCTTTAAGTTATGGATCCATGTTAGAAGATCAGGATTTAAAATCTATAGCAATCTACCAATTTTTTGAGAAGGAATTAGACATCTATTTCAAAGAAGCTAATCAGGTTATTAGTGCTGTCAATGCAGATGAACAAATAGCCGAAATGCTTAACACTGAAGTCGGTGAAGCCTTGCTGTATATAGAAAGGTCCACCAAAACGTCACAAGGAGATCCAGTCGAATTTTTAAAAGCTGTTTACAGGCCGGATTATTTTCAGTATTTAATCACACTATCCAGAAACGGAATTTAA
- a CDS encoding arylsulfatase, producing the protein MNQKPNVLLILNDDMGYSDIGSYGGEIDTPNLDKLAADGIRFTQFYNTARCSPSRASLLTGLHPHQTGIGILTYDSGPEGYAGDLNKKCVTIAEVLKHSGYKTYMSGKWHVAKDLEEPSDNWPLQRGFDEFYGTIIGAGSYYDPNTLTRGNENIEHEVKDDEDFYYTDAISDQAVQYIKEHAEKSPDEPFFEYVAYTAPHWPLHAKEEDIKKYEGRFAKGWDDLREERLQKLIDMGIIDENWELTDRDPSQPAWENADEKEWLERCMEVYAAQIDNMDQGIGRIIDALDETGQLDNTLIFFLSDNGACEEDIPLNVSKEELVNKLLIAKSQTRAGEEVFFGNDPKIMPGPENTYQSYGTAWANLSNSPFRMYKHWVHEGGIATPLIVHWPKGLKDKGTLRHTPGQLTDIMATIVDITDASYPNFFNGNDILPMEGRSLKPMFEADQDNETPLFWEHEGNAAIRIGKWKLVKEYPHKWELFNMQLDRTEKHDLADQYPEFVEEMAAKYERWAKRCGIVPRDKILRVMEESGTNKPFWEKES; encoded by the coding sequence ATGAATCAAAAACCAAATGTATTGCTGATTTTAAATGATGACATGGGATATTCAGATATTGGCAGCTACGGAGGTGAAATTGACACACCTAATTTAGATAAACTCGCAGCGGACGGCATACGCTTTACGCAGTTCTATAATACAGCGCGCTGCAGCCCTTCCAGAGCTTCGTTACTAACTGGTCTTCACCCGCATCAGACAGGGATTGGCATATTAACTTATGATAGTGGTCCTGAAGGCTATGCTGGTGATTTAAACAAGAAATGCGTCACGATAGCTGAGGTATTGAAACATAGTGGTTATAAGACATATATGAGTGGAAAATGGCACGTTGCAAAAGATTTGGAAGAGCCTTCAGATAATTGGCCCCTGCAACGCGGGTTTGATGAGTTTTACGGAACCATCATTGGTGCAGGAAGCTATTATGACCCCAACACGTTAACACGAGGCAATGAAAATATCGAACACGAAGTGAAAGATGATGAGGACTTTTATTATACAGATGCAATAAGTGATCAGGCGGTTCAGTATATCAAAGAACATGCAGAAAAGTCACCGGATGAACCATTTTTTGAGTATGTAGCGTATACAGCGCCTCATTGGCCATTGCATGCTAAAGAAGAAGATATCAAGAAGTATGAAGGCCGATTCGCAAAAGGCTGGGATGATTTGCGGGAAGAGCGTCTGCAGAAATTAATCGATATGGGGATCATCGATGAAAATTGGGAGTTAACTGATCGTGACCCAAGTCAACCTGCATGGGAAAATGCGGATGAAAAAGAATGGCTTGAACGTTGTATGGAAGTCTACGCTGCACAAATCGATAATATGGACCAGGGAATCGGCAGAATAATAGATGCTCTGGACGAAACAGGCCAATTGGATAATACATTAATATTTTTTTTATCAGACAATGGCGCTTGCGAGGAAGATATTCCATTGAATGTGTCTAAAGAAGAGCTGGTTAACAAGTTATTAATTGCAAAATCCCAGACCAGAGCCGGCGAAGAAGTGTTTTTTGGAAACGATCCAAAAATAATGCCTGGCCCTGAGAATACTTACCAGAGTTATGGAACGGCTTGGGCTAATTTATCCAATTCGCCATTCCGGATGTATAAGCATTGGGTACACGAAGGTGGTATTGCGACGCCGTTAATAGTTCATTGGCCAAAAGGTCTGAAAGATAAAGGAACACTAAGACATACACCAGGTCAGTTAACCGATATTATGGCCACAATTGTTGATATTACGGATGCATCCTATCCGAATTTCTTCAATGGCAATGACATTCTCCCGATGGAAGGGAGAAGTTTGAAACCGATGTTTGAGGCAGATCAAGACAATGAAACCCCGCTTTTTTGGGAACACGAAGGAAACGCAGCAATTAGGATAGGGAAGTGGAAGCTTGTTAAAGAGTATCCGCACAAATGGGAATTGTTTAACATGCAGCTGGATCGTACTGAGAAGCATGACTTGGCTGATCAATATCCTGAATTTGTAGAAGAAATGGCAGCTAAGTATGAAAGATGGGCGAAAAGGTGCGGGATTGTTCCGCGGGATAAGATTCTGCGGGTTATGGAAGAAAGCGGTACGAACAAACCTTTCTGGGAGAAAGAGAGTTAA
- a CDS encoding TRAP transporter substrate-binding protein, with product MIKRSIVVLFSLLLFGMLFGCVGGGGENNGNGDAASEENNSSESNNSGDAEYEFQVANVLAESDVSSYGLDKFEELVEEKSDGNIQIEVLHGGQLGSGVETFEAVKNGNLDMAADSFANLASITPAFEMFHLPFLFESRDQLLNAFSSEAIKEQINGELENLNLKWFTTFEIGGPRVIGTSDTKVTSLDDLEGMTFRASRSPLEIASQEAWGAKGQTVDWPETPESVRLGMVDGLTVPYASFHSAKFHEGDLINYIANVPFQTYASVTVVNTEMWAELPDDVKTILEESQQEAREWHIDFVGDYVTENINEMKEAGVEIYSIPDENYEEIKEVTKDTVWDEFIGNEGMSQEKLDLIQEEIGPVGDGGWGYDISQ from the coding sequence ATGATCAAAAGGTCAATTGTTGTTTTGTTCAGTCTGTTATTATTCGGTATGTTATTTGGGTGTGTTGGAGGAGGCGGGGAAAATAACGGTAACGGAGATGCAGCGTCTGAGGAGAATAATTCATCTGAAAGCAATAATTCCGGAGATGCAGAGTATGAGTTTCAAGTGGCAAACGTATTAGCAGAATCGGATGTGTCGAGTTATGGTTTGGACAAATTTGAAGAACTAGTTGAGGAGAAATCAGACGGTAATATACAGATTGAAGTACTGCATGGCGGGCAGTTAGGTTCCGGTGTAGAAACATTTGAAGCTGTCAAGAACGGAAATTTAGATATGGCTGCTGATTCATTTGCCAATTTAGCAAGTATTACACCGGCTTTTGAAATGTTTCACTTGCCTTTCCTATTTGAATCAAGAGATCAACTGTTAAATGCGTTCAGCAGTGAAGCAATTAAGGAACAAATAAATGGTGAACTAGAAAACCTTAATCTTAAATGGTTTACTACGTTTGAAATTGGCGGCCCCAGAGTGATTGGAACGTCGGATACCAAGGTTACATCTTTGGATGATTTGGAAGGAATGACATTCAGAGCATCACGGTCGCCACTGGAAATAGCAAGTCAGGAAGCCTGGGGAGCAAAAGGGCAGACAGTTGATTGGCCAGAGACCCCTGAATCAGTCCGTTTGGGAATGGTGGACGGTTTAACTGTTCCATACGCAAGTTTTCATTCAGCCAAATTTCATGAAGGTGACTTGATTAATTATATAGCTAATGTTCCTTTCCAGACTTATGCGTCAGTGACAGTCGTTAATACTGAAATGTGGGCTGAACTGCCAGATGATGTTAAAACCATTTTAGAAGAATCTCAACAGGAGGCAAGGGAGTGGCATATTGACTTTGTTGGTGACTATGTTACAGAGAATATCAACGAGATGAAAGAAGCCGGCGTTGAAATATACTCCATTCCTGATGAGAATTATGAGGAGATTAAGGAAGTCACAAAAGATACTGTTTGGGATGAATTTATTGGAAATGAAGGGATGTCTCAGGAAAAACTTGATCTTATTCAGGAGGAAATCGGCCCTGTTGGTGACGGCGGATGGGGCTACGACATTTCCCAATAA
- a CDS encoding TRAP transporter small permease, with product MDRQRTINVLTKTDRIVSKFIEIVCVILMASIVVTISTSVISRFVVFNPLNFANPMAKYLMIWVAFLGAGLAFRYGEHIAVDMISERLNQKTRKQLIVAIDILTSFFLMAMIYYGFIFAMSGLESNDPLVFNISMAIPYLSVPVSFIYMLFQINVTTILNVLRTNDATAEL from the coding sequence ATGGATAGACAAAGGACAATAAACGTATTGACGAAAACGGATAGAATTGTTTCAAAGTTTATCGAAATCGTATGTGTCATATTAATGGCGTCAATCGTTGTGACCATTTCAACTTCTGTTATCAGCCGTTTTGTGGTGTTTAATCCATTGAACTTTGCTAATCCAATGGCTAAATATCTCATGATATGGGTGGCATTTTTAGGGGCAGGTTTAGCTTTTAGATATGGTGAGCATATTGCCGTTGACATGATAAGTGAACGTTTGAATCAGAAAACAAGAAAACAGTTGATTGTTGCTATTGACATTTTGACCTCCTTTTTCTTGATGGCAATGATTTATTATGGGTTTATTTTCGCAATGAGCGGTCTCGAGTCGAACGACCCTCTAGTCTTCAATATTAGTATGGCAATACCTTATCTATCAGTGCCTGTAAGCTTCATATATATGCTTTTTCAGATCAATGTAACGACTATCCTGAATGTGCTGAGGACAAATGATGCAACAGCTGAACTTTAA
- a CDS encoding TRAP transporter large permease, with protein sequence MGTLIIYGLLFLVLIALSVPIAFSLGLSTLVAFFMTEQPLDLFAQRLWTGLDKFTLVAIPLFILAGELMGGSGILHRLLDFARLIVGRIKGGLLYINVLVSMLFGGINGSAVADTSAVGSMLIPATKKEYKDAELAATVTSISSVVGPIIPPSLPMLIYVFAAGNVSVAALFLAGVIPGIILGLSMMIVTYVIARKKGFPKDITTYTAKDVIRILRRFLVAAILPFIMVAGIVGGVVTPTEAGCLGVVYALFVGFFITKELSLKETYRALARTVIVTAIVMIMISVGNVAIWWLSIQGIPAEISSIFQSITQNPVIFMALMVALYLFIGLFIEQAAAMIMLVPIFAPLATTYGIDPIHFGLITVLTLGIGLVTPPVGICLFVASSIAKVKLQDVFKTAIPYLAGMAIVLLLVAFVPGIYLWFPKMFGF encoded by the coding sequence ATGGGTACATTGATTATTTACGGTTTATTATTTCTGGTTTTAATTGCTCTTAGTGTTCCGATCGCTTTCTCACTGGGTTTGTCAACGCTGGTAGCATTTTTTATGACAGAACAGCCGCTGGACTTATTTGCACAGCGGCTGTGGACGGGTTTGGATAAATTTACACTTGTAGCTATCCCCCTTTTTATACTTGCGGGTGAACTTATGGGAGGATCAGGGATTCTGCATCGTCTGCTTGATTTTGCCAGACTTATTGTCGGGCGTATAAAAGGTGGACTGCTTTATATAAATGTCCTTGTCAGTATGTTATTTGGTGGCATCAATGGTTCAGCGGTTGCCGATACGAGTGCAGTGGGTTCTATGCTTATACCAGCTACCAAAAAAGAATATAAGGACGCTGAATTAGCCGCAACAGTAACGAGTATCAGTTCTGTTGTTGGACCGATAATCCCACCAAGTCTGCCTATGTTGATTTATGTCTTTGCTGCAGGTAATGTGTCTGTTGCTGCATTATTTCTGGCAGGCGTTATCCCGGGAATTATATTGGGATTGAGCATGATGATTGTAACGTATGTTATTGCAAGAAAAAAAGGTTTTCCAAAAGATATAACAACATATACAGCTAAAGATGTAATCAGGATATTAAGAAGGTTTTTAGTAGCTGCTATTCTGCCGTTTATAATGGTGGCAGGTATTGTCGGCGGCGTTGTCACCCCGACAGAAGCTGGGTGTCTGGGCGTTGTCTATGCATTGTTTGTTGGTTTTTTTATTACAAAAGAATTATCGCTGAAAGAAACCTACAGGGCCCTTGCACGAACAGTAATTGTTACAGCTATCGTTATGATTATGATATCAGTTGGAAACGTCGCTATATGGTGGCTGTCCATCCAGGGAATACCTGCTGAAATCAGTTCCATTTTCCAGTCAATAACTCAAAATCCAGTGATATTTATGGCTTTAATGGTGGCATTATATCTTTTCATAGGTTTATTTATTGAGCAAGCGGCTGCCATGATTATGTTAGTGCCTATTTTTGCACCTTTGGCAACCACCTATGGAATAGACCCAATTCATTTTGGTCTCATTACTGTGCTGACATTAGGTATTGGATTAGTAACACCTCCAGTAGGAATCTGTTTATTTGTAGCGAGCAGTATTGCAAAAGTAAAACTTCAGGATGTATTTAAAACCGCGATCCCTTACCTTGCAGGCATGGCTATCGTTTTATTGCTGGTTGCTTTTGTTCCCGGAATCTATTTATGGTTCCCTAAAATGTTCGGTTTTTAA
- a CDS encoding LysR family transcriptional regulator, with protein MRISNLEIYCQVVEEESISSVSRKNFITQPAVTKQIRQLENMYGTKLFERDKGSLVPTKTGRQLYKIFKRIVFEYNQSFTVIDELKGEEDSSLKLGSSFTIGEYLLPALLGAFKKIHPDVDINLEVGSTPRVLKSLKENQIGVGLVEGLVEEGDTFKVKKFAEDELILVCSPNHVLSDTEQTIEVADLIDQKLIGREKNSGTRMFIEHVLKEHDISENIEFYMEFGSTQAIKGAVEANLGIAILSELAVRTELTNGTLVKIPIKDLMFNRDLWIVQRKDRFINAIEKKFIDFLYNEKW; from the coding sequence TTGAGAATCAGTAACCTTGAAATTTATTGTCAAGTAGTAGAAGAAGAAAGTATTAGCAGCGTTTCCAGAAAGAACTTTATAACGCAACCTGCTGTGACCAAACAAATTCGTCAGTTGGAAAATATGTACGGGACTAAGTTATTTGAGCGAGATAAAGGGAGTTTAGTGCCAACTAAGACAGGCAGACAATTATATAAGATTTTTAAAAGAATAGTTTTTGAATACAATCAATCTTTCACTGTAATTGATGAATTAAAAGGAGAGGAAGACAGTAGTCTGAAGTTGGGCTCTTCTTTTACAATTGGTGAATATTTGCTGCCGGCCTTATTAGGAGCATTTAAAAAAATTCATCCCGATGTTGATATTAATCTGGAGGTTGGCAGCACTCCACGGGTGTTGAAAAGCCTGAAGGAAAATCAAATTGGTGTAGGTTTAGTTGAAGGCCTTGTTGAAGAAGGCGATACCTTCAAAGTCAAAAAATTTGCTGAAGATGAGTTAATACTTGTTTGCTCACCAAATCATGTATTGTCTGATACAGAGCAAACAATTGAGGTAGCGGATTTGATTGATCAAAAGCTAATTGGAAGGGAGAAGAACTCAGGCACAAGAATGTTCATTGAACATGTATTAAAGGAGCATGACATTTCAGAAAATATTGAGTTTTATATGGAATTTGGCAGCACTCAAGCAATAAAAGGTGCGGTTGAGGCTAATTTAGGTATTGCTATTTTATCAGAGCTAGCTGTTAGAACTGAATTAACAAACGGAACTTTAGTTAAAATTCCGATAAAAGATTTGATGTTTAATAGAGATTTATGGATAGTTCAAAGAAAAGATCGTTTTATTAATGCAATTGAAAAAAAGTTTATCGATTTTTTGTACAACGAAAAATGGTAG